The following coding sequences are from one Perognathus longimembris pacificus isolate PPM17 chromosome 13, ASM2315922v1, whole genome shotgun sequence window:
- the Lipt2 gene encoding putative lipoyltransferase 2, mitochondrial isoform X2 produces the protein MPPPAVRLLWLGRAPYAKLLALQESWLRRLQEPGPDAGSSSEAGALLLCEPAGPVYTSGLRGGLTPEETAQLRALGAEVRTTGRGGLATFHGPGQLLCHPVLDLRRLGLRLRTHVAALEKCAVRLCDLWGLRNARARPPPYTGVWLGVRCGRHITSHGLALNCCTDLTWFEHIVPCGLVGTGVTSLSKELQRHVSVDEVMSPFLEAFKETYKCTLVSKDHN, from the exons ATGCCGCCGCCCGCCGTCCGGCTGCTGTGGCTGGGTCGGGCGCCGTACGCCAAGCTGCTGGCGCTGCAGGAGAGCTGGCTGCGCAGGCTGCAGGAGCCTGGCCCCGATGCCGGGTCGAGCTCCGAGGCGGGCGCGCTCCTGCTCTGCGAGCCTGCGGGGCCCGTGTACACCTCCGGTCTGCGCGGCGGCCTGACCCCCGAGGAAACGGCGCAGCTGAGGGCTCTGGGCGCCGAGGTGCGCACGACAGGCCGCGGCGGCCTGGCCACCTTCCACGGCCCGGGTCAGCTGCTCTGCCACCCGGTGCTCGACCTGCGGCGCCTCGGCCTGCGCCTGCGCACCCACGTGGCGGCGCTGGAGAAGTGCGCGGTGCGCCTGTGCGACCTCTGGGGCCTGCGGAACGCCCGCGCGCGGCCCCCGCCCTACACCGGAGTCTGGCTGG GTGTCCGCTGTGGAAGGCACATCACATCCCACGGCCTGGCTCTCAATTGCTGCACGGACCTTACATGGTTTGAACACATTGTGCCCTGTGGACTGGTTGGGACAGGTGTCACTTCCCTGAGTAAGGAGCTCCAGAGGCACGTCTCTGTGGATGAAGTAATGTCACCTTTCCTCGAGGCCTTTAAGGAGACCTACAAGTGCACTTTGGTCTCAAAGGACCACAACTAA
- the Lipt2 gene encoding putative lipoyltransferase 2, mitochondrial isoform X1 yields MPPPAVRLLWLGRAPYAKLLALQESWLRRLQEPGPDAGSSSEAGALLLCEPAGPVYTSGLRGGLTPEETAQLRALGAEVRTTGRGGLATFHGPGQLLCHPVLDLRRLGLRLRTHVAALEKCAVRLCDLWGLRNARARPPPYTGVWLGERKICAIGVRCGRHITSHGLALNCCTDLTWFEHIVPCGLVGTGVTSLSKELQRHVSVDEVMSPFLEAFKETYKCTLVSKDHN; encoded by the exons ATGCCGCCGCCCGCCGTCCGGCTGCTGTGGCTGGGTCGGGCGCCGTACGCCAAGCTGCTGGCGCTGCAGGAGAGCTGGCTGCGCAGGCTGCAGGAGCCTGGCCCCGATGCCGGGTCGAGCTCCGAGGCGGGCGCGCTCCTGCTCTGCGAGCCTGCGGGGCCCGTGTACACCTCCGGTCTGCGCGGCGGCCTGACCCCCGAGGAAACGGCGCAGCTGAGGGCTCTGGGCGCCGAGGTGCGCACGACAGGCCGCGGCGGCCTGGCCACCTTCCACGGCCCGGGTCAGCTGCTCTGCCACCCGGTGCTCGACCTGCGGCGCCTCGGCCTGCGCCTGCGCACCCACGTGGCGGCGCTGGAGAAGTGCGCGGTGCGCCTGTGCGACCTCTGGGGCCTGCGGAACGCCCGCGCGCGGCCCCCGCCCTACACCGGAGTCTGGCTGGGTGAGCGCAAGATCTGCGCGATCG GTGTCCGCTGTGGAAGGCACATCACATCCCACGGCCTGGCTCTCAATTGCTGCACGGACCTTACATGGTTTGAACACATTGTGCCCTGTGGACTGGTTGGGACAGGTGTCACTTCCCTGAGTAAGGAGCTCCAGAGGCACGTCTCTGTGGATGAAGTAATGTCACCTTTCCTCGAGGCCTTTAAGGAGACCTACAAGTGCACTTTGGTCTCAAAGGACCACAACTAA
- the Lipt2 gene encoding putative lipoyltransferase 2, mitochondrial isoform X3, with protein MPPPAVRLLWLGRAPYAKLLALQESWLRRLQEPGPDAGSSSEAGALLLCEPAGPVYTSGLRGGLTPEETAQLRALGAEVSAVEGTSHPTAWLSIAARTLHGLNTLCPVDWLGQVSLP; from the exons ATGCCGCCGCCCGCCGTCCGGCTGCTGTGGCTGGGTCGGGCGCCGTACGCCAAGCTGCTGGCGCTGCAGGAGAGCTGGCTGCGCAGGCTGCAGGAGCCTGGCCCCGATGCCGGGTCGAGCTCCGAGGCGGGCGCGCTCCTGCTCTGCGAGCCTGCGGGGCCCGTGTACACCTCCGGTCTGCGCGGCGGCCTGACCCCCGAGGAAACGGCGCAGCTGAGGGCTCTGGGCGCCGAG GTGTCCGCTGTGGAAGGCACATCACATCCCACGGCCTGGCTCTCAATTGCTGCACGGACCTTACATGGTTTGAACACATTGTGCCCTGTGGACTGGTTGGGACAGGTGTCACTTCCCTGA